A portion of the Lolium rigidum isolate FL_2022 chromosome 1, APGP_CSIRO_Lrig_0.1, whole genome shotgun sequence genome contains these proteins:
- the LOC124647861 gene encoding xyloglucan galactosyltransferase KATAMARI1 homolog — translation MKPFSRDGNDGAERSGIVRPSRTLYLALLCAMFWAVLFILQQPKPAAFFSQLKIAPAFQLGLSDDKCAGRYVYMYDLPPRFNADLVRDCRSLTASTDVCKHAANDGFGPTITGGGEGGSLPETGAYDTDQFMLAVIFHARMRRHECLTSDPVAAAAVYIPFYAGLDVMRYMGQESPDVAAREALPRDLVEWLLRRPEWRAMGGRDHFLLAGRGSWDFLRAPGATGKGGNSLMTYPAIRNATVLTVEASPYHGFDFAVPFPSHYHASSDADVSSWQGRMRRAERRWLWGFAGASRPSSKRTVRSQIMEQCGRSSRCAMFDIDTSVAATPGRTMQLLESAEFCVQPRGDAYTRKSTFDSILAGCIPVFFHPISAYLQYIWHLPRDYRSYSVFIHHGDVVDKNASIEETLTKIPPAKVAQMREEVIRLIPTVMYRDPAAKGVTFKDAFDVAVDAVILRVAKRRRAAAEGRECWDSVDGGKSWKHDLLEDGENTTRPHEFDKYVYT, via the coding sequence ATGAAGCCTTTCTCGAGAGATGGCAACGACGGGGCCGAGAGATCAGGCATCGTCCGGCCGTCTCGGACACTCTACCTGGCACTGCTCTGCGCCATGTTCTGGGCCGTGCTATTCATCCTCCAACAGCCGAAGCCAGCAGCCTTCTTCTCCCAGCTCAAGATCGCGCCGGCGTTCCAGTTAGGGCTCTCGGACGACAAGTGTGCCGGCCGGTACGTGTACATGTACGACCTGCCGCCACGGTTCAACGCCGACCTCGTTCGCGACTGCCGCAGCCTCACCGCCTCCACCGACGTGTGCAAGCACGCGGCCAACGACGGGTTCGGCCCGACcatcaccggcggcggcgagggcggctcGCTCCCGGAGACGGGAGCCTACGACACCGACCAGTTCATGCTGGCCGTGATCTTCCACGCCCGGATGAGGCGGCACGAGTGCCTGACCTCCgaccccgtcgccgccgccgcggtgtACATCCCATTCTACGCCGGGCTGGACGTGATGAGGTACATGGGCCAGGAGAGCCCCGACGTCGCCGCCCGCGAGGCCCTGCCGCGTGACCTCGTGGAGTGGCTTCTCCGGCGTCCCGAGTGGCGCGCCATGGGTGGGCGCGACCACTTCCTGCTCGCCGGCCGTGGCAGCTGGGACTTCCTCCGCGCGCCGGGTGCTACCGGCAAGGGCGGCAACTCCCTCATGACCTACCCCGCCATCCGCAACGCCACGGTGCTCACCGTGGAGGCCAGCCCGTATCACGGCTTCGACTTCGCCGTGCCGTTCCCGTCGCACTACCACGCCTCCTCCGACGCCGACGTCTCCAGCTGGCAGGGTCGCATGCGGCGGGCCGAGCGCAGGTGGCTGTGGGGCTTCGCCGGCGCGTCCCGGCCAAGCAGCAAGAGGACCGTGCGGTCCCAGATCATGGAGCAGTGCGGCAGGTCCAGCCGCTGCGCCATGTTCGACATCGACACGAGTGTAGCAGCCACGCCGGGCCGGACCATGCAGCTGCTGGAGAGCGCCGAGTTCTGCGTGCAGCCGCGCGGGGACGCGTACACGCGCAAGTCCACCTTCGACAGCATCCTCGCCGGCTGCATCCCGGTCTTCTTCCACCCCATCTCCGCCTACCTCCAGTACATCTGGCACCTGCCCAGGGACTACAGGAGCTACTCCGTGTTCATCCACCACGGCGACGTCGTCGACAAGAACGCCAGCATCGAGGAGACGCTCACCAAGATACCGCCGGCCAAGGTGGCGCAGATGCGGGAGGAGGTCATCCGGCTCATACCAACCGTCATGTACAGGGACCCGGCGGCCAAGGGCGTCACCTTCAAGGACGCCTTCGACGTCGCGGTCGATGCCGTCATCCTCCGGGTGGCCAAGCGCCGGCGCGCCGCGGCTGAGGGCCGGGAGTGCTGGGACAGCGTCGACGGGGGCAAGAGTTGGAAACATGACTTGCTGGAGGATGGGGAGAACACTACACGCCCACACGAGTTTGATAAATATGTTTACACCTAA